The uncultured Desulfuromonas sp. genome has a segment encoding these proteins:
- the hisC gene encoding histidinol-phosphate transaminase — protein MIPLRKAIADMAGYVPGFQPADADQWIKLNTNENPYPPSPKVAEAILAEVGGDGARLRQYPDAASRRARQIAADLYGFDADWLIMANGSDELLNNLIRAFADEGDEVAFVHPSYSYYGTLIDIQGAKVKTFALDANHKLADFPERYTGKLFFLTCPNAPLGFTFSLEEIEDLAQRCEGMLVVDEAYTDFSAQTAMPLVKKYDNVVVTRTLSKSYALAGMRLGLAVAHPEVVAALDKIRDHYHLDRLALVAAEAALLDQDYLKKRLAQICETRDWFTAELTKIGFSVIPSQGNFVFASPADGNGERVYELLKANKILVRHFSDPLLKHGLRISIGTREEMETTLKVLQQG, from the coding sequence ATGATCCCATTACGGAAAGCGATTGCTGATATGGCCGGCTATGTGCCGGGTTTTCAACCGGCGGATGCCGATCAGTGGATCAAGTTGAACACCAATGAAAATCCCTATCCGCCTTCACCGAAAGTGGCTGAGGCGATTTTGGCCGAAGTTGGTGGCGACGGCGCCCGCTTGCGTCAGTATCCTGATGCCGCCAGCCGTCGTGCCCGGCAGATTGCCGCTGACCTGTATGGTTTTGATGCTGACTGGCTGATCATGGCCAATGGCTCCGACGAACTGCTCAATAACCTGATTCGCGCCTTTGCCGATGAAGGGGACGAAGTGGCGTTTGTCCACCCGTCCTATTCCTATTACGGTACCCTGATTGATATCCAGGGCGCCAAGGTAAAGACCTTTGCTCTCGACGCCAACCACAAGCTGGCCGATTTTCCTGAGCGTTATACGGGCAAGTTGTTTTTTCTCACCTGTCCCAATGCGCCGCTTGGTTTCACCTTCAGCCTGGAAGAGATTGAAGATCTGGCGCAACGTTGTGAAGGTATGCTGGTGGTCGATGAGGCCTATACCGATTTTTCCGCCCAGACCGCCATGCCGCTGGTGAAAAAGTATGACAATGTGGTGGTGACACGCACCCTGTCCAAGAGTTATGCCCTGGCCGGCATGCGTCTCGGCCTGGCTGTGGCACACCCCGAGGTGGTGGCGGCGCTGGATAAGATTCGCGATCACTACCATCTGGATCGGTTAGCGCTGGTGGCTGCTGAAGCGGCATTGCTTGACCAGGACTACCTGAAAAAACGGCTGGCGCAGATTTGTGAAACGCGTGACTGGTTTACGGCGGAACTGACAAAGATCGGTTTCAGCGTGATCCCGTCACAGGGAAATTTCGTTTTTGCCAGCCCGGCCGATGGCAATGGCGAGCGGGTCTACGAGCTGCTCAAGGCCAATAAAATTCTGGTGCGTCATTTCAGTGATCCGTTGCTCAAGCATGGGCTGCGCATCTCCATCGGCACCCGGGAAGAGATGGAAACGACGCTCAAGGTGTTGCAGCAGGGCTGA
- the mqnC gene encoding cyclic dehypoxanthinyl futalosine synthase, with protein MTMLPTIEQKIDQGQPLTREDALFLLRDVDLLTLGRMADEVRKRRHPGGEVSFVVDRNVNYSNVCCCKCRFCAFYCDEGDEQAYLLSYDEIFAKVQELVDHGGTQLLMQGGVHPSLTIEWFEELFRQLSERFPTVQIHSLSPAEITQIAHLSGLTLRECLQRLQQAGLKSIPGGGAEVLVDEVRKAISPNKIGWRQWAEVMEVAHELGMKTTATMMFGSCDTEEQRVEHLFRVREIQEKHGGFTAFISWSFQPTNTELGGETATGQDYLKILALSRLVLDNIDNIQASWVTQGAHMAQVALRFGANDLGGTMLEENVVAAAGVSFRMTREQLIELARRAGFTPVRRTTGYDVLEVYESPLKKDEA; from the coding sequence ATGACGATGTTGCCAACGATTGAGCAAAAGATCGATCAGGGACAGCCCCTGACCCGCGAGGACGCGCTGTTTCTACTGCGTGACGTCGACCTGCTCACTCTCGGCCGCATGGCGGATGAGGTGCGCAAACGGCGTCATCCCGGCGGCGAGGTCAGCTTTGTCGTCGACCGCAACGTCAATTACAGCAATGTCTGTTGCTGCAAGTGCCGTTTCTGCGCTTTTTATTGCGATGAAGGAGATGAACAGGCCTATCTGCTCAGCTACGACGAGATCTTTGCCAAGGTGCAGGAACTGGTCGATCACGGCGGCACCCAACTGCTCATGCAGGGGGGCGTGCATCCGAGCCTGACCATCGAGTGGTTTGAGGAGCTGTTTCGTCAGCTGTCCGAGCGTTTTCCCACGGTGCAGATCCACTCGCTGTCCCCGGCGGAGATCACCCAGATCGCCCATTTGTCGGGCTTGACCTTACGCGAATGCCTGCAACGTCTGCAGCAGGCCGGGCTGAAGTCGATCCCCGGCGGTGGCGCCGAGGTGTTGGTCGATGAAGTGCGCAAGGCGATTTCACCCAACAAGATCGGCTGGCGGCAGTGGGCCGAGGTGATGGAAGTTGCCCATGAGCTCGGCATGAAGACCACAGCGACCATGATGTTCGGTTCCTGCGATACGGAAGAGCAACGAGTTGAGCACCTGTTCCGGGTGCGCGAGATTCAGGAAAAGCATGGCGGCTTCACGGCATTTATCAGCTGGTCATTTCAGCCCACCAATACCGAGCTGGGTGGAGAAACTGCTACCGGCCAAGACTATCTGAAGATTCTGGCGCTGTCACGTCTGGTGCTCGATAATATCGACAACATTCAGGCCAGCTGGGTGACTCAGGGGGCACACATGGCCCAAGTGGCACTGCGTTTCGGTGCCAATGATCTCGGCGGCACCATGCTGGAGGAAAATGTCGTCGCGGCCGCGGGTGTTTCCTTCCGCATGACCCGGGAACAGTTGATCGAACTGGCCCGGCGGGCTGGTTTTACCCCGGTACGGCGCACGACAGGATACGATGTCTTAGAAGTGTATGAAAGCCCTTTGAAAAAGGATGAGGCATGA
- the mqnE gene encoding aminofutalosine synthase MqnE: protein MKQTSECVSRVREKVARGERISDQDALDLFNSDDLFGIGQLAAEINEKKNGKRVFFNVNRHLNYTNFCVNQCRFCAFCHEPGQPGGYAYHLSEILEKAAEASAAGATELHMVGGLHPELPFEFYLRMVTTIKANNPNLKIKAFTAVEIDYFSQISKLPVETVISELKRLGLDSTPGGGAEILCAEVRNQICPEKISGERWLEVTEKIHQGGLKSNATMLFGHVEGYADRVDHMAKLRDLQDRTGGFQSFIPLAFQPDNTRIPDAKGPDGIDCLKTLAISRIYLDNFEHIKAYWIMLGLKIAQVALAFGVNDLDGTVVEEKIGHDAGADSPQELSKDELLRQIRGAGKIPVERDTLYQQVRVYDDVAND from the coding sequence ATGAAACAAACAAGTGAATGTGTGAGCCGGGTGCGTGAAAAAGTGGCCCGTGGTGAACGAATCAGCGATCAGGATGCTTTGGATCTGTTTAACAGTGATGACCTGTTCGGTATCGGTCAGCTGGCCGCCGAGATCAACGAAAAGAAAAACGGCAAGCGGGTATTCTTCAATGTAAATCGTCATCTGAACTATACCAATTTCTGTGTCAACCAGTGCCGCTTCTGTGCTTTTTGCCATGAACCGGGCCAGCCGGGCGGCTATGCCTACCATCTCAGCGAAATTCTCGAGAAAGCGGCCGAAGCCAGTGCAGCCGGAGCGACGGAGCTGCACATGGTGGGCGGGCTGCACCCGGAACTGCCGTTTGAGTTTTATCTGCGCATGGTGACCACTATCAAAGCCAATAACCCCAATTTAAAGATCAAGGCGTTTACAGCGGTAGAGATCGACTACTTTTCGCAGATCTCCAAGTTGCCGGTGGAAACGGTGATCTCGGAATTGAAGCGTCTGGGGCTCGATTCCACGCCGGGAGGCGGTGCGGAAATTTTGTGTGCGGAAGTCCGTAACCAAATCTGCCCGGAAAAAATTTCCGGCGAGCGCTGGCTGGAAGTGACGGAAAAGATTCATCAGGGCGGATTGAAAAGCAATGCCACCATGTTGTTCGGCCACGTCGAAGGCTATGCCGATCGGGTGGATCACATGGCCAAGTTGCGTGACCTGCAGGATCGCACCGGCGGATTCCAGTCGTTTATTCCTCTGGCATTCCAGCCTGATAATACGCGCATCCCTGACGCCAAAGGCCCGGACGGTATCGATTGCCTGAAGACGCTGGCCATCAGTCGTATTTATCTGGATAACTTCGAGCATATCAAGGCCTACTGGATTATGCTCGGCCTGAAAATCGCCCAAGTGGCACTGGCGTTTGGCGTCAACGACCTTGACGGCACCGTGGTTGAGGAAAAGATCGGTCACGATGCCGGCGCGGATTCGCCGCAGGAATTGAGCAAGGATGAACTGCTGCGCCAGATTCGTGGTGCCGGGAAGATTCCCGTGGAACGCGATACCCTCTATCAGCAGGTGCGGGTGTATGACGATGTTGCCAACGATTGA
- a CDS encoding flavin prenyltransferase UbiX: MKHVAVAITGASGAVYGLRLVEELLKQRCRVSLLVSGAGRQVLALEQKLNWSDNAATLEQQARSYFNADPALLHCYGEQDFTAPVASGSAAATAMVVIPASMGSVGRIACALSSNLIERVADVMLKERRPLIVVPRETPLNTLHLQNLLTLSQAGAVILPAMPAFYSQPQSMEDLVGFVVGKVLDSLQIPHALFTRWGEDS; encoded by the coding sequence ATGAAGCATGTTGCCGTTGCCATCACCGGGGCATCCGGTGCCGTGTATGGACTGCGCTTGGTTGAGGAGCTGCTTAAGCAGCGCTGCCGTGTGTCGCTGCTGGTGTCCGGTGCCGGCCGGCAGGTGCTGGCGCTGGAACAAAAATTGAACTGGTCTGACAATGCGGCCACTCTGGAACAACAGGCCCGCAGCTATTTTAATGCCGATCCAGCGTTACTGCACTGTTACGGTGAACAGGACTTTACCGCACCGGTCGCCAGTGGTTCTGCCGCGGCGACGGCCATGGTGGTAATTCCAGCCTCTATGGGCAGTGTCGGCCGTATCGCCTGTGCTTTGAGCAGCAACCTGATTGAGCGCGTCGCCGACGTGATGCTCAAAGAGCGTCGTCCACTGATTGTGGTGCCGCGCGAAACACCGTTAAATACGCTGCATCTGCAGAATCTTTTGACTTTATCTCAAGCCGGAGCGGTGATCTTACCCGCGATGCCGGCCTTTTACAGCCAGCCACAGAGCATGGAAGATCTGGTGGGTTTTGTTGTCGGCAAGGTGCTTGACAGTCTGCAAATTCCTCATGCCCTGTTTACTCGCTGGGGAGAAGACTCATGA
- a CDS encoding UbiA-like polyprenyltransferase, whose protein sequence is MASVVSQKIRSLLEMIKFSHTVFAFPFALIGVVLASQANGALPGISQVFWICMAMVGARSGAMGLNRLLDAHIDGLNPRTADRHIPAGKVSRWEAWLFVLVAYALLILSAWMLNPLCFYLSFVALFFLVLYSFAKRFTAYAHVILGLCLGAAPVGAWIALRGDVSWSIVMIGLAVLLWVAGFDVFYALQDVDFDREQGLHSIPVKLGVEGSFKLVRGFHIGMIVLLLLAFPGSGLGWIYLLGVAVVAAMLFYEHTLVKPGDLSKMDAAFFTMNGYISVTLFVFVLLDVVIL, encoded by the coding sequence ATGGCGTCGGTCGTCTCGCAAAAAATCCGCTCCTTATTGGAGATGATCAAATTTTCCCACACGGTATTTGCCTTCCCCTTTGCCCTGATCGGCGTGGTGCTGGCCTCCCAGGCCAATGGTGCTTTGCCGGGCATCAGCCAGGTGTTCTGGATCTGTATGGCCATGGTCGGGGCGCGTTCCGGAGCGATGGGCCTCAATCGTTTGCTTGATGCCCATATCGATGGGCTCAATCCGCGCACGGCGGATCGTCATATCCCGGCAGGTAAGGTGTCGCGCTGGGAAGCCTGGCTGTTTGTCCTTGTCGCCTATGCGCTGTTGATCCTGTCGGCGTGGATGCTCAATCCATTATGCTTTTACCTGTCGTTTGTCGCGCTGTTTTTTCTGGTGCTCTACTCCTTCGCCAAACGTTTTACCGCCTATGCCCATGTCATTCTCGGCCTGTGCCTGGGGGCGGCGCCTGTTGGCGCGTGGATTGCCCTGCGCGGGGATGTCAGCTGGTCGATTGTCATGATCGGTCTGGCCGTGTTGTTGTGGGTCGCCGGATTCGATGTGTTTTATGCCCTGCAGGATGTGGACTTCGATCGTGAACAAGGGTTGCATTCCATTCCGGTCAAGCTCGGCGTGGAGGGCTCGTTCAAGCTGGTGCGCGGTTTTCACATCGGCATGATTGTACTGCTGTTGTTGGCTTTTCCCGGCAGTGGTCTTGGTTGGATCTACCTGCTCGGTGTTGCCGTGGTCGCGGCCATGTTGTTCTATGAGCACACGCTGGTTAAACCGGGGGATCTGAGCAAGATGGACGCGGCGTTTTTCACCATGAACGGCTACATCAGTGTCACTCTGTTTGTCTTCGTGCTGCTTGATGTGGTGATCTTATGA
- a CDS encoding DUF2726 domain-containing protein gives MDVLLIPSILLLLAVFLTLYLRRVLRAEVVEESAPKVKKILVPLAEQNLLVQLEQMFDSSCRLFWHVSLKDLLRIGCGSDWGEPEKRAQLNDREFTCVICDRETFSLLAVIDFYPTHETPAIAVDDLIPGVEIPLVAVTEADCDHGRLRSLLLGRFPELELRLSSPSSVRSQDAQCSVFSSS, from the coding sequence TTGGACGTTCTACTCATTCCATCGATTTTATTGCTTCTGGCGGTCTTTCTGACCCTGTATCTGCGGCGTGTTTTGCGTGCCGAGGTTGTCGAAGAATCGGCGCCAAAGGTGAAAAAAATTCTCGTGCCGCTGGCGGAACAAAATCTCCTGGTCCAGTTGGAACAGATGTTTGATTCGAGTTGTCGCCTGTTCTGGCATGTCAGCCTGAAGGACCTGTTGCGTATCGGTTGCGGTAGTGACTGGGGTGAGCCGGAAAAACGAGCGCAATTAAACGACCGGGAATTTACCTGTGTGATTTGTGATCGCGAGACCTTTTCTCTGCTGGCGGTCATTGATTTTTACCCGACTCATGAAACACCGGCGATTGCCGTCGATGATCTGATCCCGGGGGTGGAGATCCCACTGGTAGCGGTGACGGAAGCCGATTGTGATCACGGCAGGTTGCGCTCATTACTGCTTGGCCGATTTCCCGAGTTGGAGTTGCGCCTGAGTTCCCCATCAAGCGTTCGGTCTCAGGACGCCCAATGTTCGGTGTTTTCGTCATCCTGA
- a CDS encoding Na+/H+ antiporter subunit E gives MIKHLIYLASALGLFWLMLSGHYTGFIFGCAAASIALTLFVAWRMDVVDDEAEPIHLTGQIFLYWLWLAKEVAKANLDVCRRIWSPRLDISPTMVCLTAHQKTPLGVMLYANSITVTPGTVCVNVDGDKLEVHALTWSAAEDLLEGEMDRRVCQLEI, from the coding sequence ATGATTAAGCATCTCATTTACCTCGCCTCGGCTTTGGGATTATTCTGGCTGATGCTTTCGGGCCACTATACGGGGTTCATTTTCGGCTGTGCCGCTGCGTCCATTGCCTTGACACTGTTTGTCGCCTGGCGCATGGACGTGGTCGATGATGAAGCGGAACCGATTCACTTGACGGGTCAAATTTTTCTCTACTGGTTGTGGCTGGCCAAAGAAGTGGCAAAAGCCAACCTGGACGTGTGTCGGCGCATCTGGTCACCACGTCTCGATATCAGCCCGACCATGGTCTGCCTGACGGCCCACCAGAAAACCCCCCTCGGTGTCATGCTGTATGCCAACTCCATCACCGTCACCCCGGGCACGGTCTGTGTCAATGTTGATGGGGACAAGCTTGAAGTCCACGCTTTGACCTGGAGCGCGGCTGAAGACCTGCTCGAAGGCGAAATGGATCGCCGCGTCTGCCAACTGGAGATCTGA
- a CDS encoding monovalent cation/H+ antiporter complex subunit F codes for MYAATSVAILIVMGLALIRAIVGPTAFDRLLAVNMFGTKTVLFIAVFGFLTERPDFLDIALVYALVNFLGTIAVLRFFERKQRDAAQTKPQELS; via the coding sequence ATGTATGCTGCCACCAGTGTTGCCATCCTGATCGTCATGGGTCTGGCCCTGATCCGCGCCATTGTCGGACCAACGGCTTTTGACCGCTTGCTGGCCGTCAACATGTTCGGCACCAAGACGGTATTGTTCATCGCCGTGTTCGGTTTTCTCACCGAGCGCCCCGATTTTCTCGATATCGCCCTGGTTTACGCGCTGGTCAATTTTCTCGGCACCATTGCCGTGTTGCGTTTCTTTGAACGCAAACAGCGTGATGCCGCCCAGACAAAACCACAGGAGCTGTCATGA
- the mnhG gene encoding monovalent cation/H(+) antiporter subunit G, translating to MTVVVDILSMICMALGCFLGITGGIGIYRLPDFFTRLHASSVTDSACAFFILFGLALQAGWSLVTIKLGLVFFFLVLSSPTASHALAKTALHNNLQPLLGREDKR from the coding sequence ATGACGGTTGTTGTCGATATCCTCTCTATGATCTGTATGGCTCTGGGCTGTTTTCTCGGCATCACCGGCGGCATCGGTATTTATCGTTTGCCCGATTTTTTCACCCGGCTGCATGCCAGCAGCGTGACGGATTCGGCCTGTGCCTTTTTTATCTTATTCGGTTTGGCTCTGCAGGCCGGCTGGTCTCTGGTCACCATTAAGCTGGGGCTGGTGTTCTTTTTCCTGGTCCTGAGTAGCCCGACCGCCAGCCATGCTCTGGCGAAAACCGCGCTGCACAACAACCTGCAACCGCTGTTGGGACGGGAGGATAAACGCTGA
- a CDS encoding DUF4040 domain-containing protein yields MDIFIDIILLTFLSIAALAIARIRKLFCAIMLFGIFSLVSACLFVTMDAVDVAFTEAAVGTGISTILMLATMALTSTEEKRPPYQPLIALLVVVVTGSVLVYGTMDLPDYGDPMAPIHQHVAPRYIQQSPHEVGPPNMVTSVLASYRGFDTLGETAVIFTAGISIYALLGLRRREDPDYRQEDDHV; encoded by the coding sequence ATGGATATTTTTATCGACATTATCCTGCTGACGTTTCTTTCTATTGCCGCCCTGGCCATTGCCCGCATCCGCAAACTGTTTTGCGCCATTATGCTGTTCGGGATTTTCAGCCTGGTCAGTGCCTGTCTGTTTGTCACCATGGATGCCGTGGATGTGGCTTTTACAGAAGCGGCGGTGGGCACCGGTATCTCCACGATCCTCATGTTGGCGACCATGGCGTTAACCAGTACGGAAGAGAAACGCCCGCCTTACCAGCCGCTCATTGCTCTGCTGGTCGTGGTGGTGACCGGCTCGGTACTGGTCTACGGCACCATGGATCTGCCCGACTACGGTGATCCCATGGCACCGATCCACCAACATGTTGCGCCACGCTATATTCAGCAATCGCCTCATGAAGTGGGGCCGCCCAACATGGTGACCTCAGTGCTGGCCAGTTATCGTGGTTTTGACACCCTGGGCGAAACCGCGGTCATCTTCACGGCGGGCATCAGTATCTATGCCCTGCTCGGTCTGCGCCGTCGCGAAGACCCCGACTACCGTCAGGAGGATGACCATGTCTGA
- a CDS encoding Na(+)/H(+) antiporter subunit B encodes MSDHLILRIIAKMFIPFILLFALYVQFHGDYGPGGGFQAGVIFASGLILYTLIFGLKTAMRVVSPTALRILAAGGVLLYGGTGVACMVRGGNFLNYSMLSDTPLAGQHLGIFLIELGVGTTVFAVMVMLFYAFSGRKGPEV; translated from the coding sequence ATGTCTGATCATCTGATTCTGCGCATCATCGCCAAGATGTTCATACCGTTCATCCTGCTGTTCGCGCTGTATGTCCAGTTTCACGGCGATTACGGCCCGGGAGGTGGCTTTCAGGCGGGCGTGATCTTCGCCAGCGGCCTGATTCTGTACACGTTGATTTTCGGCCTGAAGACGGCGATGCGTGTCGTCAGTCCGACCGCCCTGCGCATTCTGGCCGCCGGCGGTGTGCTGCTCTACGGCGGCACCGGCGTGGCATGCATGGTACGCGGCGGCAACTTCCTCAACTACTCGATGCTGTCCGACACGCCTCTGGCCGGCCAACATCTGGGGATCTTTCTTATTGAGCTGGGCGTGGGAACCACGGTGTTTGCCGTTATGGTGATGTTGTTTTATGCCTTCAGCGGCAGAAAGGGGCCGGAAGTATGA
- a CDS encoding cation:proton antiporter subunit C, translating to MNLIGHYNYLVSIFLMMVGFFVVICRGNLIKKLIGLNIFSTSVFILYITMGKVAGGSAPIVMDGPGPHIYSNPLPHVLILTAIVVGVATTAVGLALTVRIKERYGTIEEDEIRQKDESL from the coding sequence ATGAACCTGATCGGCCATTACAACTACCTGGTGTCCATCTTTCTGATGATGGTCGGTTTTTTTGTTGTTATCTGTCGCGGCAACCTGATCAAAAAGCTGATCGGTCTCAACATCTTCTCCACCTCGGTATTTATCCTCTACATCACCATGGGTAAGGTGGCCGGCGGCAGCGCGCCCATCGTCATGGACGGGCCCGGTCCGCACATCTACTCCAACCCGCTGCCCCATGTGTTGATCCTCACCGCCATTGTCGTCGGCGTGGCCACCACAGCCGTGGGCCTGGCGCTGACCGTGCGCATCAAGGAACGCTACGGCACCATTGAGGAGGATGAGATCCGCCAGAAGGATGAGTCCCTATGA
- a CDS encoding monovalent cation/H+ antiporter subunit D family protein — MSMSWTHHLPVLQVILPLLGAPLCMLTRSSRLNWLITVAISWSAFAISLLLARQVWLHGPITYNMGGWAAPWGITYHIDVLNAFVLLIVTLIAALVAPYARKSIQKEVETHRQAVFFALLLLCQAGLLGIVITGDAFNMYVFLELSSLSSYALIGIGRRRRGLTAAFQYLIMGTIGATFILIGIGLLYNLTGTLNILDLAEQLNRLNLITTGNRTLITAFAFLTVGLSLKLALFPLHLWLPNAYSYAPSVVTIFLAATATKVAVYMLLRFCFTILGHGALFQMTLGKIVLLPSLCAIFIGSIVAIFQYDIKRMLAYSSVAQIGYMTLGITMATPLGLTAGIVHLFNHALMKGLLFMTMGAVIYRVDSVYLSDFRGLGKRMPWTMAAFVVGGLSLMGVPLTAGFISKWYLVQSALECGWWPVAGLILIGSLLAVIYVWRVVETAYFNPDHELEQRSHEAPLSLLIPMWILVVANIYFGINSDLPLGMASKAAQLLLGGSV, encoded by the coding sequence ATGAGTATGTCATGGACCCACCATCTCCCCGTCCTGCAGGTGATTCTGCCGCTGCTCGGCGCACCGCTGTGCATGCTGACGCGTTCCAGCCGTCTCAACTGGCTGATCACCGTGGCCATTTCGTGGTCGGCTTTTGCCATCAGTCTTTTACTGGCGCGCCAGGTCTGGCTGCATGGCCCCATCACCTACAACATGGGCGGCTGGGCCGCCCCTTGGGGCATCACCTACCACATTGATGTGCTTAATGCCTTTGTGCTGCTGATTGTCACCCTGATCGCCGCCTTGGTCGCCCCTTATGCACGCAAAAGCATCCAGAAAGAGGTCGAGACCCACCGTCAGGCGGTGTTTTTTGCGCTGCTGTTGTTGTGTCAGGCCGGGCTGTTGGGCATTGTCATCACCGGCGATGCCTTCAATATGTATGTGTTTCTCGAACTGTCGTCTCTGTCCTCCTATGCTCTGATCGGCATCGGCAGGCGTCGCCGTGGACTCACCGCGGCCTTTCAATATCTGATCATGGGCACCATTGGCGCGACGTTTATCCTTATCGGCATCGGCCTGTTGTACAACCTGACCGGCACTTTGAATATTCTCGATCTCGCCGAGCAATTGAACCGCCTCAATCTGATCACCACCGGCAACCGCACTCTGATCACGGCGTTTGCGTTTCTCACCGTTGGCCTGAGTCTGAAGCTGGCTCTGTTCCCACTGCACCTGTGGCTGCCTAACGCTTACAGCTATGCGCCGTCCGTGGTCACCATCTTCCTGGCAGCCACGGCCACCAAGGTGGCGGTGTACATGCTGCTGCGTTTCTGCTTTACCATCCTCGGCCACGGCGCGCTGTTCCAGATGACCTTAGGTAAAATCGTCCTGCTGCCGTCGCTATGCGCCATTTTCATCGGCTCCATCGTCGCCATCTTCCAGTACGACATCAAACGGATGCTGGCCTATTCCAGTGTGGCCCAGATCGGCTACATGACCCTAGGCATCACCATGGCCACGCCGTTGGGCCTGACGGCCGGGATTGTTCATCTGTTCAACCACGCCCTGATGAAGGGCCTGCTGTTCATGACCATGGGCGCGGTGATCTACCGGGTCGATTCGGTTTACTTGAGCGACTTTCGCGGCCTGGGTAAACGGATGCCGTGGACCATGGCCGCTTTTGTCGTCGGTGGGCTCAGCCTGATGGGCGTGCCGCTGACCGCGGGTTTTATCAGCAAGTGGTATCTGGTCCAGTCCGCTCTGGAATGCGGTTGGTGGCCGGTGGCCGGACTGATTCTCATCGGTTCGCTCCTGGCCGTCATCTATGTCTGGCGGGTGGTGGAAACCGCTTATTTCAACCCCGACCACGAATTGGAGCAACGCAGCCATGAAGCACCATTGTCGTTGCTGATCCCCATGTGGATCCTGGTGGTGGCCAATATTTATTTCGGCATCAACAGTGATCTGCCCCTGGGCATGGCCTCAAAAGCGGCGCAACTTCTTCTCGGGGGGAGCGTATGA